The Astatotilapia calliptera chromosome 8, fAstCal1.2, whole genome shotgun sequence nucleotide sequence TCTGCAGCttaacagaaaaagaagaaggtttACTTGCATTCACGTGTATGAATAAAAAAGCATTTCACAGTTGGAAATGCTGTTGCTGAGCGTGTTATCAGCATATCAGTATGGAAAAAAGAGCAGTTTTTGTAagggtttttaaaatattagacCATACCACTCAATTCCACCACTGCAATCTCATTATATTGccttaattgtttttttaaatgaaatacagtAAAGTAAAACTCCTCAGTTACATTAGTTAGCCAGTAAATCCTTAACATTTTGCTTGTCAACTGCAAAACGACTACACTTTCTAGAAATGGGAAGCAGGAAACGCAAAAATATCACATCAGAATATTCCTAATTCACCAGGTAAACTGGCCAAACTAACACTGAAAGGgtttcaattaaatattttttttcatcactgAACTACTGCACACAAATTTTCACTGTTCTCAGAATCTATGCAAATGTCAGCTGGAACTTGTGAATGGTAAGTACGCATATTCAACCAATTATTTagttaatattttataaaagtACTCCACGTATTTCACTTTCTGAACTGAATAGTCGTGTTCTGACTGCTATTTGTGCTTTTTCTCAAATGAACAGCACAGATATTAAAGCACACAGCCTGCAGGACACTTAGATCTGTCTCCCTAACCATGTCTATATAAGATGATCCCTGGATTTGAATGCTGCTTCCACCAACTACTAAGTATCGTTGGAAAACATTAGTGGGAGCCAAAGTTAATCTGAATCCcccaaaaatcaaaatcaaaaacatcCTAGTATAAATGTAAGTTCAGTATAATTCTTGCACATCTGTGGCTTtctgcagcaacagcagcaggttgttGGGAGGTTTAGGGTTGAGGGCGGAGCTAGCGGGGGAAAGGGCTgtctctctgattggctgaacaGCGCGACGTGTACATCTGTTAGCAACAGGTAGCCGTTCACGTGTGACAGTTATCTGTGAGCCTCGCGCTGATGTGCTGCTCTCGCGCTCCTTCATTCCCACTGCTCCTTTAATTGACTTTATGTCGCTGATCATGTCCGGCTGCATGCTGACGCCTTTTCtgtaaaaagaaacaggaaGGAGAATATTAGTATAATTTCCCAGGTAAGGCTTTTAGTTCCCTTCCATTTGTGTTGTGAGTGAATTTGACTTGTGTCTGCTCATCTTCATATCGGTCACAGCACTGCCGTTGGTGTGATTAAGCTGAGGTTAGGGAAATAATGACGATGATGGAGACATacacgtttttttttattgtgcgtACTTATCTATGTAAAACAGCTTTATCTGACAGCGTGTGATAGTATAGTTTAAACTGTCACTGTTTGtaaattcacatttaaaatatataatagtaATAGAACCTCTTCTTAAATAAGTTTAGGAGCTGATGGTTTAGTCTTATTATGTGAAACCAAACTATGCAGTGAGTTAAAGTGAAGTTAAAAAGCTTTGCTGTTGCTGTGAGCTGCCAGGTCTGTTTTTGTGAGTGTAACCTTGACATGGGTATTATCTCTGAACTGTGGGGTAAGAAGTGTGGAGTAACAGACCAACATCATGGAGTTTTCACACTGCAAAAGTCTGATTAGATACAACAGGATGCCAAGTTGTTTAAACTGGAGCTGACTGAAGGAAAACTATGAAGCGGGCCACTTTAtatcctttttttcttgtccTTAACACTCCTATCTTGTCTTCCAGGTTTGTTGAACCTGAGATCTGTTCTGTCAGAGATAAGGGGAGTAGCAAGATGAAATCCAAAGGGAAGGCTGTGAAGCCATCCAGAAGGACCTGGTCCGACCCGGAGCCGGAATTCGAGCCAGACACAGAGCCGGGCTCCAGTGAGCAGGAAGGCTCAGAGGCCTCGGTCCGGATCCGTGGCTCCTGGAGGGGCTCTCTGAGGAGCGGCAATGGCAAGAGGCAGGGAGGAGGCCGGCGACGCAAGCACGGCTCCAGCACCAAAGAGCGCAGCATCCGTCGACTGGAAAGCAACGAAAGGGAACGCCAGCGCATGCACAAACTCAACAACGCCTTCCAAGCACTGCGCGAGGCCATCCCGCATGTGAAAACCGAGAAGAAGCTGTCCAAGATCGAAACGCTGACCCTGGCTAAGAATTACATCAAAGCTTTGACCACCATCATCCTGGATATGTCAGGGGGCTGCCTGCCTGCTGGCGGGGTCCCTTCAGAGGCCAGCGCTGCCAAGCTCCTCCAGTGCTACCAGCAGCACCTggaggaagagggggaggaAGGTCTCACCCAATACCTCACCAGTATGCATAGCTTCAGCCAGCAAAGCTAACAGTAAGATTAAAGCAAGGGGAGCCACCAGGAGGAGGGCTGGACAAATCAAACATTACCCACTTCCTACAGTCACACTCTTAGAGACGTTCAGCTGTGTTTTCTGTAGGAAGTGGGCTCCCCCCCCCAGATCATAGACCTCTAATAAATGCTAGCAAGAGGTGAGCTGTGCAGAACTCCATGCAAAATATGGAAGGATTTTATACAGCAGACATGAAGAATGCAGACTGGAAAGTGAAACCAAATGGACCATAGTTGTGTAATGTATGTGCCCAGGAAAGAAGGGCTGCTTTTTTTTCAccctcatgttttttttccttcttcttcttgcgTGTTGTGGTTTAAACTGGGGAAGGGGATTGTTCTCTTTTGTGTTATCTTGCCATCTTCTTGTATCGACTCTTGAGAAACCTGCTCAGTGTAACCTCGAGCCATAACTGTTGCATCCATGAAAGAAAGACAACCAAGCAGAAGGCTTAAATATTGAGGTGTTGTTGCAAGAAAGCGCTCACAATGATAATCCACCCTTGATCTGAACGCGTAgctctttcctcttcttctgcacACAGAAGAGTTCTTAAAGGCACAGATGCTATTTAACGTGTATGTTACTTGCTTATCCCCTCtccctgctgtgtttccatgtgtgtttaagctgcaaactttgtgtgaaaCATCATaacgggggaaaaaaaacatttgagaagttgttattaataaatacatgtatttattattgacacagactgtttctttttttgaccaCACACAATGTTCAGTATTCACAGATAATAGAGATCTCACTTGCAACATTTACAAATAGTTCAGCAGGTTTAGACAGCGAAGGTGCATTTAAGCAGCTATTGACATAAACTGATGCCCGTGCATGATGTTTAGTAGTCCGTGTAATATAACAACTGCCACGATACTGAGTAGATACTAGTATTTTGCAATCTTGCAACAAAAGataatgttttttccccccttactGCTCAGTCATTCTACAACCATTATGTCAAAGGAAGTTAACAGCATGCAGCACTCCTGAGAAAGAGGAAGGTTCAGTTTGAGCGTTTCAGCTATAAGACTACAgtaattttcctcttttttacaATATTCACCAGTGTACATGCTTCATGATaatgatagatttttttttaggtaatAACATCAGAAGTCTTTGCACAAGGAATGTGTAAGTTTAAACCAGTGTAGGTGTTCTAACAGCTGCTACATCCTGGCACCAAATAGCAGTCCATGGGTAAACCTCTACGATCTGTCTAGAAACAATACTTGACTGCTTAGAAGTGACTAATGCTAATTACACAGCGTGTTTTGGAGTGTAGTTTTACAATTCTCTCAGCCAGTGTCATTCAGCTAACAGTGGGTTCAGTTTACCTCACAAGCTGACTTTTTACATGCAATAATCACCCCAATTCTTGTCTTCAGAATCCAAATGATGACACATAGATGCACATAAAAGTATTCAGTAGTGCAGATGCTGTGCCAGATCAGCAGACAAAAGGAGCAGACAAGTAAACAAAGATAAAACTTCAGATTAACTGGCCCTATTGACTTGTTGCTCACAggataaaatgcaaaataacacTCATTCTGAAGCTGGTGGTCCAGCAACTATTCAACTACAAttcaagcacattttaaaaaatatacatcTTTCATATAAACCCCCCCTATCATCTTAACCTTAACTTGTTGTGGTAATCTATACACAAAAACCACACATATCATGAACATCACATCCTGATTAATAAATAAGGACAAAAATGAATTAAGACCACTAAGTTCAATGGCAAAAGACTAACCGCACTtacagaaacagacacaaaaatgcCGTGACCATCACATGAATGCCTagtacaaatgaaaaacaacacaggGACAGATCAGATAAGCATGTTTGTCATCAGAGATGGCTCTGATTGTCTGAGATCCATTGCTCTGTTTCACCGGCTCACAAGGTGTGAAAACTCCAACCTCAGGATTTAAGGATCACCTTGCTATTCCAGTGTTAAAATAagctgtgctttaaaaaaatactacaaaGGTAATctgagttttgtttctttttatacaGTTTGTGTGCACAAATTTGTGTTTGTCTAACATCCTGAAGTACTGCTGTCGACCTCCGTGTTCCTGACTTCCAGCAGGCTCCGAGGGGATGAGGTGTCTGTTAGAGAGGGAAAACGGATGTGGGGCGGTTCTACAGAGTTCCCTCTGACTGTGATATGGTCCCATCCACCCTAAAAACAGTGACACAGGGGTGATAATTATTATTACTGAGGATAAGCTTGTTTACCATCTGTCTATAAGCACTAAACAAAGCCTTGAAAACTGGGAGCCACACCTTTCTGTTGTTGTTCTACTGCAGTTTGCACATGAAGACTGAAGTGTTCCAGCAACTAATATTTACTCtactgttcttgtttttttcaaacGGCAATAAGCTTGATATACTTTGTGTTGGTAATTG carries:
- the bhlha15 gene encoding class A basic helix-loop-helix protein 15 isoform X2; translated protein: MKSKGKAVKPSRRTWSDPEPEFEPDTEPGSSEQEGSEASVRIRGSWRGSLRSGNGKRQGGGRRRKHGSSTKERSIRRLESNERERQRMHKLNNAFQALREAIPHVKTEKKLSKIETLTLAKNYIKALTTIILDMSGGCLPAGGVPSEASAAKLLQCYQQHLEEEGEEGLTQYLTSMHSFSQQS